A genomic segment from Torulaspora delbrueckii CBS 1146 chromosome 3, complete genome encodes:
- the MOH1 gene encoding Moh1p (similar to Saccharomyces cerevisiae MOH1 (YBL049W); ancestral locus Anc_7.492): MGLRYSSYIECPAAKLEGDNWNSSDTSCLSLYHQASEPRHSQYHIGYHSRHGSDSSTPKFVTYGCRRCRTHLSSSTQIMSKDYRGKTGDAFLMTRVVNVIEGSVETRPMITGDYLVCDILCHWCKSLLGWKYLESERKDQRYKEGKYILEVKTICRCD; the protein is encoded by the coding sequence ATGGGCTTGCGCTATTCTTCTTACATTGAATGCCCGGCAGCTAAATTGGAAGGTGACAATTGGAACAGCTCTGACACAAGCTGTCTCAGTCTGTACCATCAGGCATCAGAGCCACGTCATTCGCAGTACCATATTGGTTATCACAGTCGCCATGGCTCCGATAGTTCTACTCCGAAGTTTGTCACGTACGGCTGTCGTCGTTGTAGAACACATCTGTCCAGCTCTACTCAAATTATGTCCAAGGACTACAGGGGAAAGACTGGAGACGCCTTTTTGATGACCAGAGTGGTCAATGTTATTGAAGGAAGTGTTGAGACCAGGCCCATGATCACCGGAGACTATCTCGTCTGCGATATTCTTTGTCACTGGTGTAAGAGCCTACTAGGCTGGAAATATTTAGAGAGTGAGAGGAAGGATCAACGTTATAAGGAAGGGAAATACATTCTGGAAGTGAAGACAATTTGCAGATGTGATTGA